In Xenorhabdus griffiniae, the genomic window ACGATTGATATCGTCATCATGGATATTTCCATGCCCAACGAAAGTGGCCTGCAGCTTCTGACCCGACTTCGTCCTACCAACCCAAATTTTCGTACGATCATGTTAAGCATTTATGACACCGCTGCGCTTGTGCAAAGTGCACTAGATTCAGGTGCACGCGGTTATTTGACGAAATACTGTGGGCCAGAGGAATTAGTACAGGCCGTCCGGTTAGTCCATCAAGGAAACATTTATCTTTGTGCTCATGCAATGAAAGCACTTCGCCAAAAACCTCAAGAAATTACAGCACTACACGCTCTGACACCAAGAGAAAGAGAAATTTTTACCTTATTAGTTGATGGGAGCAGTGTAAAAGTAATTGCTGAACAACTTGAACTTAGCCACAACACAGTTCATGTCCATCGAGCCAGAATTTTAGATAAATTACAATGTAATACCACTATTGATCTAGTTCATTATGCCCTTAAGAATCAAATCATTACGACGAGTTAAACAATGAATGAAAAATTTCTCTTCATTTTACAATCACTATTCCTCGGTCTATTTTATTCACTGATTTGGATTTCATTATGGGTAATCAGTTTTTATTTTCACAATAGTGGACTACAGGCGACACTATTTTTACCCCAAGGGATACGCTTAGTATTTATGACCTTACTGGGGCGACGTTATCTTCCAATTCTGCTGATGAGTGAAATTAGTATATTACTATGGCTAAAAAGCGAACAACTCATTATATATCCAATCATTCTACTTTCCCCATTTATTAGTTTGATCCCTGCACTCATTATTCAAAAAATATGGTGGAATTATTCTCTTTATTGGCAACAGCTTTCTATTTTATTAGCGGGCGTTATCATTAATAGCCTTTTACAAATTTTATTTTTAAGCTTTTCGTTACCTGATAAAATCAGCTTTATTTTTCTCTCTTCCTTAACTGGCGGATTTTTACTCTCTCCATTCATTTATCTGATTTATGTTTATTTATATGAGAAATATTGGAAGAATCAGCATACTAAAGCTGATATAGCCGATCCACAATTAAGAACATCTTTGCTGATGTGGTGTTTCCTGTTTAGTTTGCTGGGAATAAGTGGCCAATATCTTCTATCCTCGGAAATAGAGTGGTTACTGTCAATTTTAGTCTTTATTCCTAATATATTTATGGCTTATCATTATGGTTGGCAAGGTGGAGTTCTCTCCGCATTATTAGGAAGTTTACTCGTCACTTCTGCCCGTCAATTCAATGGTTCATTCAGTGAATTACAGGAATTGGAGATTTTTTTAACCACGCAAGCTTTATTAGGGATAGGGCTTGGCATTGCCATCAGTCGCCAGCAACAATTAGCAGGTAGCCTAACCTATCAAAAACAATTGGCAAATAATTTAAACCGTTATCGTGAACGACTAGAAAAAGAGTTAGCAACACGTCATATCTTGATGCAAAAATTAGTACATACAGAAGAAGATATCCGTAAAAATATTGCCAGAGAACTCCATGATGCCATCGGGCAAAATATAACGGCCATTCAAATCCAATCTATGCTAATAAAACGGACTTCAACGTTGGCATTAGCTCAGAAATCTGCCGAACAGATTAATCACCTCTCCCAACAAATACATCAAACAACGCGTCAACTGCTGCGCGAGCTTCGCCCACCGGCACTCGATGAAATGTCTCTTGAACAATCAATTCATCACTTAATAAATGAATTTGCTTTTGAAGAGCAAAACATTTGTTGCCATTTTGATTATCAGTTACCACATACTCCCAGTGATAACACGATCACTCTGACGCTTTATAGGCTGATTCAAGAATTACTGAACAATATTAGTAAACATGCTAACGCCGACCAAATAAACATTACATTAAAGCAAAAAAGAAATTTAATCGTGCTTCAGGTTGACGATAACGGCATTGGTATTATTGATGATAAAAAAAATACAGGATTTGGGCTTAAGGGGATTGAAGAGCGTGTCCGAGCGCTTGGAGGCCATTGGAGACTCAAAATCCAACAAGGAACCCATGTCAATATATATTTACCTGTAGATTCAGGCAGTAATACTGAATAACAAAATATCCTCTTTGGGACGGCTAAAGCAACAACGACTATTCGTATCTTTTTTATGGAGGCACTTATGCAAGGCACCAGCCATGAGCAAATATCACAACATTATCGTTATTGGCGAAGCCATTTGCTCATATCAATGATTATAGGCTATGCCGCATTCTACCTAACTCGCAAAAGTTTGAATATCGTTATGCCCGCCATGCAACTGGAATTGGCTCTTAATAAAAATGATATTGGATGGATAATCAGTTTGTTTTACCTTGCTTATGGCAGTTCAAAATTTTTTGCCGGCATTTTCCATGATCATACTGGTTATCGCTGGTTCATGGGGGTAGGGCTATTAATGACAGGTGTACTGAACATTATTTTTACCTTCTGCTCATCACTGCCCTCCCTATTATTTGTCTGGACGCTGAATGGCTTTTTTCAAGGATGGGGATGGCCAACATGTGCTCGACTTCTCACTCACTGGTATTCTCGTAATGAACGAGGTTTCTGGTGGGGCTGTTGGAATATATCCATCAATATAAGTGGTATTTTTCTGCCACTATTGTCTGCATTTTTAGCCAATTATTATGGCTGGCGCGCTGCATTATTTGTTCCTGGACTCATCAGCATTGCGCTTGGAATTTGGTTATGCCGGAGAATGCGGGGAACGCCACAGGAACATGGTTTACCTAGCGTAGGGGATTGGCGACAAGATACCATGGAGCTACGACAAGAACGGTTATCTTTACCCATGCCTATGATAAAAATTCTAAAGGAAACCATTTTATTCAACCGTACCATCTGGCTCCTTGGTTTTTCTTATATTCTCGTCTATTTCATTAGGATCGCAATTAATGACTGGGGTAATTTATGGTTATTAGAAAAACATGGAGCTAACTTACTGAATGCCAATGCCACACTGTCGCTATTTGAACTGGGAGGATTATTAGGTGCTCTTTGTTCTGGATGGAGTTCTGATTTATTATTTCGCAGTCAACGTACACCCGTAATTCTACTATTTTCTCTTGGCCTTTTCTTTTCTATGGCTGCACTCTGGTTAATTCCTATAAATAATTACGTATTATTATCTATCTGTATTTTTAGTATTGGTTTTTTTGTATTTGGTCCTCAAATGTTAATTGGTCTTTCAGCAACTGAACACTGCCACAAAAAAGCGGCAGGTACGGTAACAGGATATTTAGGATTGTATGCTTATTATGGTGCCGCAATTGCTGGTTGGCCATTAAGCCAAATCATTGACCACTATGATTGGACAGGCATGTTTGCCTTGCTGACTCTTGCAGCCGCTGTGATAGGGTTATTACTGATGCCAATGTTAATGGCTGACGTCAGTAAAGAGTATAAAACAGACTGATAACAGAATTACCGGTGATGTATTCAAGGTGTTGATTGGTCTTAAACATAACATTTTCTTTCGATGAAAGTGCCGATCATTTCGTCATGCATTTTAGGGGATGTTGTGTCAACCGTTTTCCGAAAGTATGAGCGATGATACGCTTCAAGCGGATTATGAAGTTTAATTTATCTCTATTTATTAAAATTTTATTATTATATAAATTATGTATATATTAAAAATATAAATCTGTCGGCAAACCAGAATTAAAAAGCGCTCGTAATTTCAGACCTTGGAGTGTATAATCTCCATATTTCCTTTCCTTCAACACTTTCCCAAGGTGGAGAAGTCGGTTTACCATCTAACCAAAATTGAATTTTTCTTTGCACGTTAGGATTGTACCTGTTTCTATAGACCCATCTCAATTCATGTGAAATTATATCAGTCCTAACTCCTGGATATTTAATTTTATTTACTACATATCTCATATCGATGCCATCAAGAATAAAATGTATATTATTATTCTTAAGCAGATCAGTATTTCCATTGCTTGTAGTTACCCAAGATAATCCTCCTTTACATTTCCTTGAGAATATTTTGTCTGCATCTTCGGGTATTATTTCCAATGAGGTATTATATTTAGGATGATTTTTAAGATGTAACATAAAACTCTTCTGATAGGGAAGTTTTTTCGTCATGTGCATGTATTCATACTGTCTTTTCATATTTTCTCGGGCTAATTCATCTTTAACGCATAGTTCTGGAGGGATTGTAAATTGATCTATAAACATAACTTGAGCGTTAGGAAGCGTCCTTTGAGCGTTAAAACGCTTCTCTATAGCAAAAGCAACAGCCAGAGTACTTCCTTTGAAAGGCTGATATTCATGAAGATACCTTAATCTTTCACTTCCTAGTCCGTAAACTAAATCACCAATAATCAATTTGTGGGTAAAAGGCTCTTTAAATGGCATATTTTTACACTCACTACTAAATTCATTCTTAAAAGGGAAAGTATGACACCATAAAAGAGTATGCTATTTGACCACATCAGCGATTGTCAATGAGCAGAAGAAAATAAATTTATCGGGGCGAGATCTCACAATATTAACGATGCTATCTCGCTGAAAGCTCCCGATCGGGCAGCACAAATGGCACTTTTTAACCGGATTGCGTTAAATATCATTTACCAATCCAACTTCAAGTTACAGCTTGCAAATCAATGTGATTGTTTATATCTCCCCACTACGCGGGGAAATATGAGACTCATCAATTTAAGCTAAGCAGCCTATTTTTCACGTTCAGGATTTAGAATAAAACCAACGTCGTATCACTAACCACGCCATGTTGTGAGTCGGGATCTGAATTACATTCATACCGTGAGCACCTAATTAAGCAGTGTATTTTATACGCTGTAGCCAATATTCACGTTCCACGGAAGCAGATCATACTGGGGATCGTCGTAATGGCGTTTGAGGAGGTTCCAGTTCCGTAAAAAATTTACTAAGGTTGAGCTGTTCAAGTCACCGTTTAATTTGGGTACGCAGCTCAGCCAGCGATTCGGCCTACGCCTGAATCTGACGATCTTTTCCCTGAATATCGGTCTGAAGCTGGTAGATAGGGGCTTTCAATTGGTCAATATCATCAGTCATCATTCAGGCGCTCAGGGAAAAGCTTAAGTGTGACAGTGAAACAATCGCGTGTTCTGCCTATCAAATCAGCAATAAACCCTGTAAAATCAGCTACGCTTTCTGGGGATGTCACACCGCAAAAGACCATTCATTTCACTTCTAATAAATAGGTTTTACTAATGCATCAGTCTGATGTTGTTGATCGCTCTCTTTTTTCATTAAGTTGGCCGATTTTCATTGATATCTTTCTGCATATGGCGACGTTATTAATCAATACGTACATGGTCAGCCATATTTCTTCTGCTTATCTTGCTGCAATGGGAGTGGGTAATCATGTTTTTGATCTCTTTATTACAATTTTTAACTTTATCAGCGTAGGTTGCAGTGTTGTCATAGCTCAATATCTGGGATCAGGAAAACGTGATAAAGCAAGCCAGGCTATTCATATTTCCATTGCTTTTAATTTTGTGCTGGGTTTCAGTTGTGCGCTGATCACCGTGTTCTTCGGTTATAAGATCCTGTATATCATGAACCTGCCTGAAAATCTGATGGAAGATGGATTCGCTTATCTGCATGTTCTTGGCATCTGTCTGGTACCCGAAGCAATTTCGATTATTTTGGCGGCT contains:
- a CDS encoding response regulator transcription factor produces the protein MTIKIALIDDHVVVRSGFAQLLTLEDDIIIVGQYSSADEAWPDLLKKTIDIVIMDISMPNESGLQLLTRLRPTNPNFRTIMLSIYDTAALVQSALDSGARGYLTKYCGPEELVQAVRLVHQGNIYLCAHAMKALRQKPQEITALHALTPREREIFTLLVDGSSVKVIAEQLELSHNTVHVHRARILDKLQCNTTIDLVHYALKNQIITTS
- a CDS encoding MASE1 domain-containing sensor histidine kinase codes for the protein MNEKFLFILQSLFLGLFYSLIWISLWVISFYFHNSGLQATLFLPQGIRLVFMTLLGRRYLPILLMSEISILLWLKSEQLIIYPIILLSPFISLIPALIIQKIWWNYSLYWQQLSILLAGVIINSLLQILFLSFSLPDKISFIFLSSLTGGFLLSPFIYLIYVYLYEKYWKNQHTKADIADPQLRTSLLMWCFLFSLLGISGQYLLSSEIEWLLSILVFIPNIFMAYHYGWQGGVLSALLGSLLVTSARQFNGSFSELQELEIFLTTQALLGIGLGIAISRQQQLAGSLTYQKQLANNLNRYRERLEKELATRHILMQKLVHTEEDIRKNIARELHDAIGQNITAIQIQSMLIKRTSTLALAQKSAEQINHLSQQIHQTTRQLLRELRPPALDEMSLEQSIHHLINEFAFEEQNICCHFDYQLPHTPSDNTITLTLYRLIQELLNNISKHANADQINITLKQKRNLIVLQVDDNGIGIIDDKKNTGFGLKGIEERVRALGGHWRLKIQQGTHVNIYLPVDSGSNTE
- the uhpC gene encoding MFS transporter family glucose-6-phosphate receptor UhpC; amino-acid sequence: MQGTSHEQISQHYRYWRSHLLISMIIGYAAFYLTRKSLNIVMPAMQLELALNKNDIGWIISLFYLAYGSSKFFAGIFHDHTGYRWFMGVGLLMTGVLNIIFTFCSSLPSLLFVWTLNGFFQGWGWPTCARLLTHWYSRNERGFWWGCWNISINISGIFLPLLSAFLANYYGWRAALFVPGLISIALGIWLCRRMRGTPQEHGLPSVGDWRQDTMELRQERLSLPMPMIKILKETILFNRTIWLLGFSYILVYFIRIAINDWGNLWLLEKHGANLLNANATLSLFELGGLLGALCSGWSSDLLFRSQRTPVILLFSLGLFFSMAALWLIPINNYVLLSICIFSIGFFVFGPQMLIGLSATEHCHKKAAGTVTGYLGLYAYYGAAIAGWPLSQIIDHYDWTGMFALLTLAAAVIGLLLMPMLMADVSKEYKTD